The window acccacaggtttggttatcttttttttcaccgtacttggctgatgttcttggacgaaaatgttctctggccaaaagctggcggaacagatcgtcttgaacatctgcaagggcacacgtattttgaaagatgacgtgtgcctggtgtaagaatatttgaattttgtaatatccaccacctttatgtcggcttttgctttggctttgatgtaagccgagatactTTTAAGAACTTTTTTAGAAaacttttaagaaaaacaaaatataaataagaaaatagaAGATAGAAGACTAAAGGAAGAAGAGAACAGGAAATGAAGAAGTTTGAAGTTCCATGAGATCATTATAGaagagtcaaaataaaattaaaagtaatagacttGGGGCGGAAACTTATACGCCACAACCAGACAgtccaaactttaaattagattttaaactaaataaatataataaaaatatatacgaataaaaaaatcctccttgcttgtccatcttttaagaaaaacaaaataatataaataaaaaaatagaagatagaAGACTAAATGAAGAAGAGAACAGGCAATAAAGAAGGTTAAAGTTCAATGAGATCATTATAGaagagtcaaaataaaattaaaagtaatagacttGGGGCGGAAACTTATACGCCACAACCCgagaatccaaactttaaattagatttaagaaaaactaaataaatataataaaaatatataagaataaaagaaTCCTCCTTGCTTGTCCAAGTTTtatgaaaaacaaaatcatataaataaaaaaatagaagatagaAGACTAAAGGAAGAAGAGAACAGGAAATAAAGAAGGTTAAAGTTTCTTGAGATGATTATAGaagagtcaaaataaaattaaaagtaatagacttGGGGCGGAAACTTATACGCCACAACCAgagaatccaaactttaaattagatttaagaaaaactaaataaatataataaaaatatataagaacgAAAAAATCCTCCATGCTTGTCCAActcttaagaaaaacaaaagcaaaataatataaataaaaaaatagaagatagaAGATAGAAGACTAAAGGAAGAAGAGAAGAAGGACGGAAGAAGGAAGAAGAAGTTCCACAAATGAGATCATGAAAAAaagagtcaaaataaaattaaaagtaatagacttATGGCGGAAACTTATATGGAACAACCCGTgaatccaaactttaaattagatttaagaaaaactaaataaatataataaaaatatataagaataaaagaaTCCTCCTTGCTTGTCCAActcttaagaaaaacaaaagcaaaataatataaataaaaaaatagaagatagaAGACTAAAGGAAGAAGAGAAGAAGGACGGAAGAAGGAAGAAGAAGTTCCACAAATGAGATCATGAAAAAaagagtcaaaataaaattaaaagtaatagacttGGGGCGGAAACTTATACGCCACAACCCgagaatccaaactttaaattagatttaagaaaaactaaataaatataataaaaatatataagaataaaaaaatcctCCTTGTTTGTCCaacttttaagaaaaacaaaatataaaaaaaaaaatagaagatagaAGACTAAAGGAAGAAGAGAACAGGAAATGAAGAAGTTTGAAGTTCCATGAGATCATTATAGaagagtcaaaataaaattaaaagtaatagacttGGGGCGGAAACTTATACGCCACAACCAgagaatccaaactttaaattagatttaagaaaaactaaataaatataataaaaatatataagaataaaaaaatcctCCTTGCTTGTCCAAcgtttaagaaaaacaaaataatataaataaaaaaatagaagatagaAGACTAAAGGAAGAAGAGAACAGGAAATAAAGAAGGTTAAAGTTCCATGAGATCATTATAGaagagtcaaaataaaattaaaagtaatagacttGGGGCGGAAACTTATACGCCACAACCCgagaatccaaactttaaattagatttaagaaaaactaaataaatataataaaaatatataagaataaaaaaatcctCCTTGCTGGTCCaacttttaagaaaaacaaaataacataaataaaaaaatagaagatagaAGACTAAAGGAAGAAGAGAACAAGAAATAAAGAAGGTTAAAGTTCCATGAGATCATTATAGaagagtcaaaataaaattaaaagtaatagacttGGGGCGGAAACTTATACGCCACAACCCgagaatccaaactttaaattagatttaagaaaaactaaataaatataataaaaatatagaagaataaaagaatcctccttgcttgtccatcttttaagaaaaacaaaataatataaataaaagtagAAGATAGAAGACTAAAGGAAGAAGAGAACAGGAAATAAAGAAGGTTAAAGTTCCATGAGATCATTATAGaagagtcaaaataaaattaaatgtaatagACTTGGGGCGGAAACTTATACGCCACAACCCgagaatccaaactttaaattatatttaagaataaactaaataaatataataaaaatatataagaataaaagaaTCCTCCTTGTTTGCTCCTTGCTGCCCAACTCTTAAGAAAAacataagaaaaataatataaattaagaaataGAAGATAGAAGACTAAAGGAAGAAGAGACCAAGTAAGCAAGAAGATGGAAAGTTCCACCATGAGATCATTATAGaagagtcaaaataaaattaaaagtaatagacttGGGGCGAAAACTTATATGCCACAACCAgagaatccaaactttaaattagatttaagaaaaactaaataaatataataaaaatatatatgaatgAAAAAATCCTCCATGCTTGTCCAActcttaagaaaaacaaaagcaaaataatataaataaaaaaatagaagatagaAGACTAAAGGAAGAAGAGAAGAAGAACGGAAGAAGGAAGAAGAAGTTCCACAAATGAGATCATGAAAAAAAcagtcaaaataaaattaaaagtaatagacttGGGGCGGAAACTTATACGCCACAACCCgagaatccaaactttaaattagatttaagaaaaactaaataaatataataaaaatatataagaataaaagaaTCCTCCTTGCTTGTCCAActcttaagaaaaacaaaataacataaataaaaaaatagaagatagaAGACTAAAGGAAGAAGAGAACAAGAAATAAAGAAGGTTAAAGTTCCATGAGATCATTATAGaagagtcaaaataaaattaaaagtaatagacttGGGGCGGAAACTTATACGCCACAACCCgagaatccaaactttaaattagatttaagaaaaactaaataaatataataaaaatatataagaataaaaaaatcctCCTTGCTGGTCCaacttttaagaaaaacaaaataacataaataaaaaaatagaagatagaAGACTAAAGGAAGAAGAGAACAAGAAATAAAGAAGGTTAAAGTTCCATGAGATCATTATAGaagagtcaaaataaaattaaaagtaatagacttGGGGCGGAAACTTATACGCCACAACCCgagaatccaaactttaaattagatttaagaaaaactaaataaatataataaaaatatagaagaataaaagaatcctccttgcttgtccatcttttaagaaaaacaaaataatataaataaaagtagAAGATAGAAGACTAAAGGAAGAAGAGAACAGGAAATAAAGAAGGTTAAAGTTCCATGAGATCATTATAGaagagtcaaaataaaattaaatgtaatagACTTGGGGCGGAAACTTATACGCCACAACCCgagaatccaaactttaaattatatttaagaataaactaaataaatataataaaaatatataagaataaaagaaTCCTCCTTGTTTGCTCCTTGCTGCCCAACTCTTAAGAAAAacataagaaaaataatataaattaagaaataGAAGATAGAAGACTAAAGGAAGAAGAGACCAAGTAAGCAAGAAGATGGAAAGTTCCACCATGAGATCATTATAGaagagtcaaaataaaattaaaagtaatagacttGGGGCGAAAACTTATATGCCACAACCAgagaatccaaactttaaattagatttaagaaaaactaaataaatataataaaaatatatatgaatgAAAAAATCCTCCATGCTTGTCCAActcttaagaaaaacaaaagcaaaataatataaataaaaaaatagaagatagaAGACTAAAGGAAGAAGAGAAGAAGAACGGAAGAAGGAAGAAGAAGTTCCACAAATGAGATCATGAAAAAAAcagtcaaaataaaattaaaagtaatagacttGGGGCGGAAACTTATATGGAACAACCCgagaatccaaactttaaattagatttaagaaaatctaaataaatataataaaaatatataagaataaaagaaTCCTCCTTGCTTGTCCAActcttaagaaaaacaaaagcaaaataatataaaataaaaaatagaagatagaAGACTAAAGGAAGAAGAGAAGAAGAACGGAAGAAGGAAGAAGAAGTTCCACAAATGAGATCatgaaaaaaaagagtcaaaataaaattaaaagtaatagacttGAGGCGGAAACTTATATGGAACAACCAgagaatccaaactttaaattagatttaagaaaaactaaataaatataataaaaatatataagaataaaaaaaatcctcCTTGTTTGTCCaacttttaagaaaaacaaaatattaataaaaaaaatagaagatagaAGACTAAAGGAAGAAGAGAACAGGAAATGAAGAAGTTTGAAGTTCCATGAGATCATTATAGAAgagtgaaaataaaattaaaagtaatagacttGGGGCGGAAACTTATACGCCACAACCAgagaatccaaactttaaattagatttaagaaaaactaaataaatataataaaaatatataagaataaaaaaatcctCCTTGCTTGTCCAAcgtttaagaaaaacaaaataatataaataaaaaaatagaagatagaAGACTAAAGGAAGAAGAGAACAGGAAATAAAGAAGGTTAAAGTTCCATGAGATCATTATAGaagagtcaaaataaaattaaaagtaatagacttGGGGCGGAAACTTATACGCCACAACCCgagaatccaaactttaaattagatttaagaaaaactaaataaatataataaaaatatagaagaatAAAAGAATCCTCCTTGCTTGCTCCTTGCTGTCCAActcttaagaaaaacaaaagcaaaataatttaaattaaaaaatagtagaTAGAAGACTAAAGGAAGAAGAGAACAGGAAATAAAGAAGGTTAAAGTTCAATGAGATCAATATAGaagagtcaaaataaaattaaaagtaatagacttGGGGCGGAAACTTATACGCCACAACCCgagaatccaaactttaaattagatttaagaaaaactaaataaatataataaaaatatataagaataaaagaaTCCTCCTTGCTTGTCCAAGTTTtatgaaaaacaaaatcatataaataaaaaaatagaagatagaAGACTAAAGGAAGAAGAGAACAGGAAATAAAGAAGGTTAAAGTTTCTTGAGATGATTATAGaagagtcaaaataaaattaaaagtaatagacttGGGGCGGAAACTTATACGCCACAACCAgagaatccaaactttaaattagatttaagaaaaactaaataaatataataaaaatatataagaatgtgatgattaactttatttattgaaatataagagctggctcaatcgcttgatttcgccatctgtctaacaaagcaaagcaaaaactcACACGCCGAACTTGCAATCGACGCTTCTCGttccttcttcttctctacataaacttcttgtgtgcccagtttccaaatcgaattgttaattaatgcagttttttagttttacagTGACCGTTCATCAACATCCCGGCCTCCCCTGAAACACTGTTTCAGAATTTGGTAATAGGGCGAGCTTCACAATTGGACGGGTGGTTTCTCCAGTTGGAGTCCTAAGTCGTACAGCGCGGACCATTCCATCCTTCCCTGGATACGTTTCGATGACTCTTCCGAGAGGCCATGCTGCTGGCGGGGTGTGAGAATCCTTAAGGAGCACGATGTCATCTTTGGCCATGTTGACCGATTTGTTCATCCACTTTGGCCGATGCTGGAGTGATGTAAGATATTCCATGTGCCATTGTTTCCAGAAGCCTTGCAGCATAGCTTGAGTCTGTTGCCAATAATCCAAACGGTTGATTGGTACAGTTGATAGATCGCCTTCTGGTACTGTCGTGTAGGGACGACCAATGAGGAAGTGTGCTGGCGACAGATAGTTGACCTCAGTGTCCGAAGTTGAGAATAGTGGACGTGAGTTGACCACAGCTTCTATTTGGGCGAGAAGTGTGTGCATTTTCTCAAAGGTGAGGACATTCTTGCCAATGACTCTATGAAGATGCAGTTTGACAGAGCGCACAGCTGATTCCCATTTGCCACCCCAGTGTGGTGCATGGGGGGGAATGAAATTCCAGTTTATTCCTTCGTCTGCCAGGGCCTTCAGTACAGTGTTGTTGTGTTCGTCTGACTTCAAAAGAGTTTGCATTTCGTTTAATACCCTTTTTGCCCCGACGAAGTTTCTCCCGTTGTCGCTATACATTTGCGAGCATTTTCCGCGGCGAGAGATGAATCGTCTGAGTGCCGCCAAGAATGTGTCGGTTGTAAGATCTGTAGCCAATTCCAAATGCAAGGCAGAAGTGGCTAGGCATACAAATAGGCAGATGTAACCCTTTTCCTTGCGTGGATTTCGTCCCTTGTGGACCTTGAGGGTGATTGGCCCGGCGTAGTCGCAGCCAGTGTTTGCAAACGGAAATGCCTGCCGAACCCGGACAGACGGCAGATCTGACATGAATTGGTGAGATGTGTGTTGCCGTTGTCTAAAGCATTTTAGACAGTCATGCGTGATCTTTCGAATGAGGTTGCGTGCGCCAAACACCCAGTAGCGTTGGCGTGCGATCACGAATAACGCCGATACTCCAGGATGTAAGTGAATCCGGTGCTCATGTTCCAGAATGAGTTTTGTTATGCGATGAGATTTGGGCATAATTATTGGATGCTGCACATCCGCTGGCAGTTCTGAGTTACCTAAGCGGCCACCCACTCGCAGGAGTCCATGTTTGTCGATTTGCGGTGAGAGGGTGCGcaattttgatttgtttccCAAATCTTGCTGGTTGAGGAGTCGCTTGTAGTCAGCTTGGAATTCGTCTTGGGCATGGCGAAGGTACAGGATCCGTGCGTCATGGATCTCCTCAAGTGTCAGCGTAGCGGTGTTGGATTTTCTGCGAGTGCGTCGGATGAACTTGAGAACGTAGGCGAGAATACGAAGTAGCTTCGGCCACGAGGAGACACGGTCGATCAGTTCATCCAATAGTGAGGTTTCAGTGTTGTATGTTCTCATTGTCGTGAAAGCGGAACCttttacttcagcctggacttGTTCATCTGAAATGAAACTAGAATGAGGAGTGCTAGGTGTTTTTACCCATTCAGCTTCGGTTGAGTATAGCCAGTGTGGGCCCTTCCACCATAGGTTGTGGTTTACTAAGTCAGCAGCTAGCATGCCCCTTGAAGCGCAGTCAGCAGGGTTGTCATCTGATTTGACATGTTGCCAGTGATCTCGTGGAATAATGCCGAGGATTTCGGCAGTGCGGTTTGCGACGAAAGTCTTTAGTTTGGCAGGTATGTGCGAGAGCCAAGCCAAAACAATGGTAGAGTCGCACCAGGCGTAAACAGTGACGTTGTAGTTTTTCAGTGCAGCTTTGACTGAGTTGATGAGTCGACTTAGTAGCAGTGCGCCGCACAATTCCAGGCGTGGAAGTGATTGTGTTTTGAGCGGTGCAACACGAGTCTTTGCAGCAATAAGAGTAACCTGTATGTTACCATCAGGGAGAGTGACTCTACTgtaaacggcagcggcgtagGCTTTTATAGATGCGTCCGAGAAGGCGTGCAATTCAATTGTATCAGTAGAGTTGCCAATGTAGCGTGGAACCTCAAGTTCATTGAGCGTGTTGATATCGTTCTTGCATTTGAGATACCAATCTTCCAGGCTGAGCGGTAGCGGGCTGTCCCAGTCTAAGTTGAGAACCCAAAGTTCTTGGAAcaggattttgaattgaataaCCACTGGAGCCAGCAATCCAAGTGGGTCGAAAATGCGAGACACGTCTGATAAAACTTGCCGTTTTGTAATCTTTCCCTCGCTGGGCAAAGATACCTTGTATGCCTTGTCCGTGTGCGGTTGCCAATGAATTCCCAAAACCTTGTTCGTAGTTTCGAGTGGACTGTATGATGTGTTGTTTGTGATTGTTGTCTCAGGATCGACAACGCGGTTGCTGTTGGAAATCCATTTTCCAAGTTCGAGTTGAGCACATGACATTAGTTGAATTAGTTCTTTTTTATATTGTAGAAGCTTTTCCTCGGTGTCAGCTCCTGTTAAAACGTCGTCAACGTAGAAATCTTCAAGAAGAATGCGCGCAGCAGTTGGATACAAATGTTGGTAGTCTCTGGCCAGTTGCTCAAGAACCCGTACAGCCAGAAATGGTGCACACGCAGTGCCATAGGTTACAGTGCAGAGTTGGTAATGTAGAAGTGGAGCTGAAGGATGTTCTCTCCAAACGATACGTTGATAGTTGCGGTGATGCTTGTTGATCCAAATTTGCCTGAACATCTTGATGATGTCCGCAGAAAAAACGTATTTATGTAGGCGGAAGCGTACGCATACATCGAACAGGTTTCGTTGAATGCTCGGCCCAACGTTCAGGGTGTCGTTTAAAGATTGACCAGAAGAATCTTGGAATGAACCGTCAAAAACTACTCGTAGTTTCTTTCCAAGTACCGGGTGATGTGGCATGTAGAATACCCTTCCATCGTTGGTGAGAATTTCGTCAGGGTTCATTTGGCGCATGTGGCCTAGAGAAATATACTCTTGCATGAATTTTACATACCGTGAGTGCAAATCTGCGTCTCTATGTAGACGGCGCTCCACAGAAGCAAAGCGTTGGGTTGCTCCCTGCAGAGTGTCAGTGAATTGTGGATCTGCATCCTTGAATGGAAGCTCTACGGTGTATCTTCCCTTGGAGTCGCGTGAGTGCGTGGTTTGAAAATGCTCTTCAACCTTAACATTTTCAGGATCATGGTGAGTGGTGATTTGGGAGTcctcgatttcccaaaacctttgtagagTAGCATGGATATCGACTGTAGACAAAAATGACGTGGTGATTGATGGATTTTGATACGCAATCGATGTGATAACCCATCCAAAGATTGTTGAAATAGCTATTATGTTGCCTTGCGCATCCAGCTTCCTGTTGCCGGTTAAAATAGCCCATACAGAATCGGTGCCTAGTAGGACGTCTATAGGCGATGCCGAGTTGAATTCAGTGTCTGCAAGCGGAATCCCATTGAAGATCTCAAGCGCAGATGCATCAATGTTTTCCCTTGCCAGCGTAGATGTGATTTTTCCTAGAATATGAGCTTTTACTTGTAGCGAGTGATCAGAAACTCGAGACTTGATCGTGAGTGTGCTGAATCCCCTCGTGGTATCGGCCTTGATTGAAGAAATGCCGGAAATGAGAATCCGCCCAGGAACCCGACTaagacccagtgccttaataCAGCGTTCCGATACATATGATAACTCCGAGCCCGTGTCGAGTAGCACCCGGCAGTTTGTGTATGTGCCTTGAGAGTTGCGGATGTGTACCAATGCAGTTGGCAAGGTACATGTTCGTCCTACTTGCCCATGTGACAATAGGGTTGGCGTGCGTAGTGCCTGTGACATGTGACTCGCAGTCACCGATGTCGTGTCTGGATCCTTGTGATCGCTTGAAGACGTGGATGTGATTTGACCCTCGTTGGTCTGCATAGCATgcgtgtgtatgagtgtgtggtgTCTGCTGCCACACTGCTGACAGTTGTACTTTGAGCTACAGTTTGATGACCTGTGACCTGGTTTGAGACAGTTAAAGCAGAGAGATTTGTGCTTTACAAAAGAACGGCGTTGGTCGATAGACAAACCAATGAATTGAGGACACTTAGACAGTTGATGCCCATCCGCATTACAATTCACGCATTTTGTCAGCGCAGCAGTTACCATGGCTCTGCTTGTCTTCTTATTGTTACCACCCTGTCTCGGTACAGGATCGCTTTGACACAGCTCAAATTCTTCACATCGTGCATCCAGGAACTTGAAGAACTCTTCGACTTTTGGTGAATTTGAAGCACGGCTTGCATCTACCCATTTGCGGCGTGACTCTGGATCGATTTTGTTCAGCAATAAATGGATAACCCAGCAGTCTCGGTCCATATGGCCAATTGAGTCCAATGCACGGATGACCTCATTTGCACCATCTGATATGCTACGCAATATGGATACCTCTCCATTGTTAGTCGATGGTAGCTCCATAAAGGTGTCCAACAGGTTGTGAATAATTTGCCGTGGTCGGTCGTATCTCTCGTTGAGGCGTTCCCAAGCGTTGTCATATGCCGTCTCAGAAATCGGCAAATGGCGTACCAAACTTGCAGCCTCGTCCACGAGGAACGATTTTAGATAGTGGTACTTTTGTATCTTACCCAGATGTTGCTTGCTATGTACAGTGCTTATGTACAGTGCTTTGAAGGCTGGCCACTCCTTGTAATTGCCACCAAACGGTTTTATGTGTATTTTCGGTAATTCTGTCTTCCTTACTGGCGCCGCGGCGTCAGCCTGGGTTGGTGTTGAAGTTGCTCCTAGGCGTTCGAAAaactcttgttgttgctgcactaAGCGAGAAATAGCGTCGTTGTTAGCTATTGAATCTCCTTCTGCATGTCTTGTTGGTGTTGTCGGCTCCTGTGAGCGCTTGAGGGAAAACAAAAGCGCACGGGCTTTTATGTACTTCGCCTCATACTCGTCGTAGTCATCCGCAGGATCAACCCAGCCCTCGACGTCGTCAAGCACGCTCAGATCATCTCCGGCAAGTTCGAAATCATTCCAAACCTTGTCGAGCCTGACTAGCAGTACCTCCACGGCGTCAACGCCGAttgatgcggaagagttttctGCTGTGTGTAGCAGTTTGGTGAGGCTGGATTTGAGACGGCCCCTCACTCCCTTTAGCCGTTTGAGTTGTTCCATCGCAATGGTGCTTTACTTTACTAACAATAACGAATCTGGCTCTGAAGGACCAAACTTCCTTATgatgattaactttatttattgaaatataagagctggctcaatcgcttgatttcgccatctgtctaacaaagcaaagcaaaaactcACACGCCGAACTTGCAATCGACGCTTCTCGttccttcttcttctctacataaacttcttgtgtgcccagtttccaaatcgaattgttaattaatgcagttttttagttttacagTGACCGTTCATCAACAGAATGAAAAAATCCTCCATGCTTGTCCAActcttaagaaaaacaaaagcaaaataatataaataaaaaaatagaagatagaAGACTAAAGGAAGAAGAGAAGAAGGACGGAAGAAGGAAGAAGAAGTTCCACAAATGAGATCATGAAAAAaagagtcaaaataaaattaaaagtaatagacttGTGGCGGAAACTTATATGGAACAACCCGTgaatccaaactttaaattagatttaagaaaaactaaataaatataataaaaatatataagaataaaagaaTCCTCCTTGCTTGTCCAActcttaagaaaaacaaaagcaaaataatataaataaaaaaatagaagatagaAGACTAAAGGAAGAAGAGAAGAAGGACGGAAGAAGGAAGAAGAAGTTCCACAAATGAGATCATGAAAAAaagagtcaaaataaaattaaaagtaatagacttGGGGCGGAAACTTATATGGAACAACCCgagaatccaaactttaaattagatttaagaaaaactaaataaatataataaaaatatataagaataaaaaaatcctCCTTGTTTGTCCaacttttaagaaaaacaaaatataaaaaaaaaaatagaagatagaAGACTAAAGGAAGAGGAGAACAGGAAATGAAGAAGTTTGAAGTTCCATGAGATCATTATAGaagagtcaaaataaaattaaaagtaatagacttGGGGCGGAAACTTATACGCCACAACCAgagaatccaaactttaaattagatttaagaa of the Drosophila ananassae strain 14024-0371.13 chromosome Y unlocalized genomic scaffold, ASM1763931v2 tig00000155, whole genome shotgun sequence genome contains:
- the LOC123258248 gene encoding uncharacterized protein LOC123258248 → MEQLKRLKGVRGRLKSSLTKLLHTAENSSASIGVDAVEVLLVRLDKVWNDFELAGDDLSVLDDVEGWVDPADDYDEYEAKYIKARALLFSLKRSQEPTTPTRHAEGDSIANNDAISRLVQQQQEFFERLGATSTPTQADAAAPVRKTELPKIHIKPFGGNYKEWPAFKALYISTVHSKQHLGKIQKYHYLKSFLVDEAASLVRHLPISETAYDNAWERLNERYDRPRQIIHNLLDTFMELPSTNNGEVSILRSISDGANEVIRALDSIGHMDRDCWVIHLLLNKIDPESRRKWVDASRASNSPKVEEFFKFLDARCEEFELCQSDPVPRQGGNNKKTSRAMVTAALTKCVNCNADGHQLSKCPQFIGLSIDQRRSFVKHKSLCFNCLKPGHRSSNCSSKYNCQQCGSRHHTLIHTHAMQTNEGQITSTSSSDHKDPDTTSVTASHMSQALRTPTLLSHGQVGRTCTLPTALVHIRNSQGTYTNCRVLLDTGSELSYVSERCIKALGLSRVPGRILISGISSIKADTTRGFSTLTIKSRVSDHSLQVKAHILGKITSTLARENIDASALEIFNGIPLADTEFNSASPIDVLLGTDSVWAILTGNRKLDAQGNIIAISTIFGWVITSIAYQNPSITTSFLSTVDIHATLQRFWEIEDSQITTHHDPENVKVEEHFQTTHSRDSKGRYTVELPFKDADPQFTDTLQGATQRFASVERRLHRDADLHSRYVKFMQEYISLGHMRQMNPDEILTNDGRVFYMPHHPVLGKKLRVVFDGSFQDSSGQSLNDTLNVGPSIQRNLFDVCVRFRLHKYVFSADIIKMFRQIWINKHHRNYQRIVWREHPSAPLLHYQLCTVTYGTACAPFLAVRVLEQLARDYQHLYPTAARILLEDFYVDDVLTGADTEEKLLQYKKELIQLMSCAQLELGKWISNSNRVVDPETTITNNTSYSPLETTNKVLGIHWQPHTDKAYKVSLPSEGKITKRQVLSDVSRIFDPLGLLAPVVIQFKILFQELWVLNLDWDSPLPLSLEDWYLKCKNDINTLNELEVPRYIGNSTDTIELHAFSDASIKAYAAAVYSRVTLPDGNIQVTLIAAKTRVAPLKTQSLPRLELCGALLLSRLINSVKAALKNYNVTVYAWCDSTIVLAWLSHIPAKLKTFVANRTAEILGIIPRDHWQHVKSDDNPADCASRGMLAADLVNHNLWWKGPHWLYSTEAEWVKTPSTPHSSFISDEQVQAEVKGSAFTTMRTYNTETSLLDELIDRVSSWPKLLRILAYVLKFIRRTRRKSNTATLTLEEIHDARILYLRHAQDEFQADYKRLLNQQDLGNKSKLRTLSPQIDKHGLLRVGGRLGNSELPADVQHPIIMPKSHRITKLILEHEHRIHLHPGVSALFVIARQRYWVFGARNLIRKITHDCLKCFRQRQHTSHQFMSDLPSVRVRQAFPFANTGCDYAGPITLKVHKGRNPRKEKGYICLFVCLATSALHLELATDLTTDTFLAALRRFISRRGKCSQMYSDNGRNFVGAKRVLNEMQTLLKSDEHNNTVLKALADEGINWNFIPPHAPHWGGKWESAVRSVKLHLHRVIGKNVLTFEKMHTLLAQIEAVVNSRPLFSTSDTEVNYLSPAHFLIGRPYTTVPEGDLSTVPINRLDYWQQTQAMLQGFWKQWHMEYLTSLQHRPKWMNKSVNMAKDDIVLLKDSHTPPAAWPLGRVIETYPGKDGMVRAVRLRTPTGETTRPIVKLALLPNSETVFQGRPGC